The following are encoded together in the Planococcus antarcticus DSM 14505 genome:
- the sucD gene encoding succinate--CoA ligase subunit alpha, with protein sequence MSVYINKDTKVLVQGITGSTALFHTKQMLEYGTKIVAGVTPGKGGTEAEGVPVFNTVEDAVKATGANVSVIYVPAPFAADAILEAVEAELDMAICITEHIPVLDMVKVKRYMEGKKTRLVGPNCPGVITPDECKIGIMPGYIHKKGHVGVVSRSGTLTYEATHQLSEEGIGQSTAVGIGGDPVNGTNFIDVLKEFNEDEDTYAVVMIGEIGGTAEEEAAEWVKANMTKPVVGFIGGQTAPEGKRMGHAGAIISGGKGTAADKIKAMNEAGIEVADTPSVIGETLIQVIREKGLYDKCKTH encoded by the coding sequence ATGAGTGTATACATTAACAAAGACACAAAAGTGCTTGTACAAGGAATTACAGGGTCAACTGCCCTTTTCCATACAAAGCAAATGCTTGAATACGGAACGAAAATCGTTGCGGGTGTAACACCAGGTAAAGGCGGAACTGAAGCTGAAGGCGTACCTGTCTTCAATACTGTAGAAGATGCAGTTAAAGCTACAGGGGCGAATGTATCTGTAATTTACGTACCGGCACCTTTTGCGGCAGACGCAATTCTTGAAGCTGTTGAAGCTGAGCTTGATATGGCAATTTGTATCACTGAGCATATTCCAGTTTTGGATATGGTCAAAGTGAAGCGTTACATGGAAGGCAAGAAAACACGTCTTGTTGGACCAAACTGCCCGGGCGTAATTACTCCGGACGAATGTAAAATCGGCATCATGCCTGGATACATTCACAAGAAAGGACACGTTGGCGTTGTTTCACGTTCAGGTACATTGACGTATGAAGCAACTCACCAATTGTCTGAAGAGGGAATTGGCCAGTCGACAGCTGTCGGCATCGGTGGAGACCCAGTTAACGGCACGAACTTTATCGACGTGTTGAAAGAATTCAACGAAGATGAAGATACTTACGCAGTCGTTATGATCGGTGAAATCGGCGGAACAGCTGAAGAAGAAGCTGCTGAGTGGGTTAAAGCGAACATGACAAAACCTGTAGTAGGATTTATTGGCGGACAAACTGCACCTGAAGGAAAACGTATGGGCCACGCCGGTGCGATTATTTCTGGCGGTAAAGGAACGGCTGCTGATAAAATCAAAGCAATGAATGAAGCTGGAATCGAAGTTGCAGACACTCCATCTGTTATCGGAGAAACTTTGATCCAAGTTATTAGAGAAAAAGGGTTATACGATAAATGTAAAACTCATTAA
- the hslU gene encoding HslU--HslV peptidase ATPase subunit, whose translation MKNQSDLTPRQITDHLDRYIVGQKDAKRSIAIALRNRYRRSRLDEEMRGEVIPKNILMIGPTGVGKTEIARRIAKLTGAPFIKVEATKFTEVGYVGRDVESMVRDLVEAAVRIVKEEKFEAVQFQAESAANERIVKLLAPSMRKKQTNQNPLEMLFGQKLEQEEEEPTAEVEVRVKRREITADLKAGQLEDEWITVEVVENSSSMFDALQGSGMEQMGANMQDAFSSLMPKKKKKRRLQVKEARRILTTEEAAKLVDDEEVALEAIERAEQHGIIFIDEMDKIASKSSSSSADVSREGVQRDILPIVEGSTVSTKYGAVKTDYVLFVAAGAFHMSKPSDLIPELQGRFPIRVELQKLEVEDFVKILTEPKHSLINQYKALLETEGVMVQFNDASIVRLAEIAYEVNQDTDNIGARRLHTILERLLEDLSFEASEISPAQIDITPQYVNEKLENVAKNKDLSQFIL comes from the coding sequence ATGAAAAATCAATCTGATTTAACGCCGAGACAAATTACTGACCATCTGGACCGCTATATTGTCGGCCAAAAAGATGCGAAGCGTTCGATTGCCATCGCATTGCGCAACCGTTACCGCAGAAGTCGGCTGGATGAAGAGATGCGGGGCGAAGTTATCCCCAAAAACATTTTGATGATCGGACCTACTGGCGTTGGGAAAACTGAAATCGCACGCCGGATTGCTAAATTGACGGGGGCGCCTTTCATTAAAGTGGAAGCGACGAAGTTTACTGAAGTAGGCTATGTGGGCCGTGATGTTGAATCTATGGTGCGTGACTTAGTCGAAGCTGCTGTGCGGATCGTCAAGGAAGAAAAATTTGAAGCGGTCCAATTTCAGGCGGAATCAGCCGCTAATGAACGAATCGTGAAACTACTGGCACCGTCGATGCGTAAAAAACAAACGAACCAGAATCCGCTGGAGATGCTTTTTGGTCAGAAGCTTGAGCAAGAAGAGGAAGAACCTACTGCCGAAGTGGAAGTCCGTGTCAAAAGAAGAGAAATCACCGCTGACCTGAAGGCAGGTCAACTAGAGGACGAATGGATAACGGTTGAAGTGGTTGAAAATTCAAGTTCTATGTTTGATGCATTGCAAGGGTCGGGAATGGAACAGATGGGTGCAAACATGCAGGATGCGTTCTCATCACTGATGCCGAAGAAAAAGAAAAAACGCCGTTTGCAAGTGAAAGAAGCGCGGAGAATTTTAACAACTGAAGAAGCGGCTAAATTAGTGGATGATGAGGAAGTGGCGCTGGAAGCAATCGAACGTGCTGAACAGCATGGCATCATCTTTATCGATGAAATGGATAAAATAGCCAGCAAGAGCAGTTCTTCTTCCGCGGATGTTTCGCGAGAAGGTGTTCAGCGTGATATTTTGCCAATCGTTGAAGGTTCGACAGTTTCCACCAAATACGGAGCGGTCAAAACGGATTATGTATTGTTTGTTGCTGCCGGAGCTTTTCATATGTCGAAGCCATCGGATTTAATTCCGGAACTGCAGGGCCGTTTCCCGATTCGGGTCGAGCTGCAGAAGCTGGAAGTAGAGGATTTTGTTAAAATTCTAACAGAACCAAAACATTCTTTAATAAATCAATATAAAGCCCTTCTCGAAACAGAGGGAGTTATGGTACAATTCAATGATGCCTCAATAGTCAGACTTGCAGAAATTGCATATGAAGTAAATCAGGACACAGATAACATCGGCGCGCGCAGACTTCACACAATACTGGAGCGCCTGTTGGAAGATTTGTCTTTCGAAGCTTCTGAGATTTCACCTGCACAAATTGATATAACCCCTCAATATGTGAACGAAAAACTCGAGAATGTGGCGAAAAACAAAGACTTGTCACAATTTATTCTGTAA
- the codY gene encoding GTP-sensing pleiotropic transcriptional regulator CodY: protein MNLLGKTRRINSMLEAAGGKKVNFKDMAETLSEVIECNAFVVSRKGKVLGYAINQQIENERMKGMLEDRQFPIEYTQKLSNITETTENLDVNSEHTIFPVEERELFKNGLTTIVPINGGGERLGTLLLGRVDAEFHDDDLILGEYGATVVGMEILREKGDRIEEEARSKAVVQMAISSLSYSELEAIEHIFEELDGNEGLLVASKIADRVGITRSVIVNALRKLESAGVIESRSLGMKGTYIKVLNTKFLAELEQLKMN from the coding sequence ATGAATTTATTAGGAAAAACAAGACGAATCAACTCTATGCTGGAAGCAGCCGGCGGTAAAAAAGTAAACTTTAAAGATATGGCTGAAACATTGAGCGAAGTGATTGAGTGCAACGCATTCGTCGTTAGCCGTAAAGGTAAAGTGTTGGGCTACGCAATCAATCAGCAAATTGAGAACGAACGTATGAAAGGGATGTTGGAAGATCGTCAATTTCCGATTGAATACACACAAAAACTTTCAAACATCACCGAAACGACAGAAAACTTGGACGTTAACAGTGAACATACAATCTTCCCTGTGGAAGAGCGTGAATTGTTCAAAAACGGCCTGACAACTATCGTACCAATCAACGGTGGCGGAGAACGTCTTGGGACATTGCTTCTTGGGCGCGTTGATGCAGAATTCCATGACGATGATTTAATCCTTGGCGAATACGGCGCAACTGTTGTAGGGATGGAAATCCTTCGCGAAAAAGGCGACCGCATCGAAGAGGAAGCACGCAGCAAAGCTGTTGTGCAAATGGCGATTTCTTCACTTTCTTATAGTGAGCTTGAAGCAATTGAACATATTTTCGAAGAACTTGACGGCAACGAAGGTTTGCTTGTCGCTTCTAAAATTGCTGACCGTGTTGGCATTACGCGTTCGGTTATCGTTAACGCACTTCGCAAGCTTGAAAGTGCTGGCGTTATCGAATCACGCTCTCTAGGAATGAAAGGGACATACATCAAAGTATTGAACACAAAATTCCTTGCAGAACTTGAACAATTGAAAATGAACTAA
- the topA gene encoding type I DNA topoisomerase, which translates to MADFLVIVESPAKAKTIERYLGKKYKVRASLGHLRDLPRSQMGVDVENNYEPRYITIRGKGPILQDLKKEAKKAKKVFLAADPDREGEAIAWHLATALGIDQTSDCRVVFNEITKDAIKESFKHPRKIDMDLVDAQQARRILDRLVGYSISPLLWKKVKKGLSAGRVQSVALRLVIDRENEIKSFEPEEYWSITGEFEKAKKTFEAQFYGNTKEKMKLHNEADVKAVMSSMTGKDFTVNRVVKKERKRNPSPSFTTSSLQQEAARKLNYRAKKTMMLAQQLYEGISVGKEGITGLITYMRTDSTRISDTAKKDTIDFIVENYGEQYVTQKVAAKQSAKSQDAHEAVRPTSVMRTPESMKSILSRDLYRLYKLIWDRFVASQMSPAVLDTVMAELQNGEAVFRANGSQVKFPGFMKLYIEGTDDQKEEKDNILPEMAEGDVVKAIEVTPNQHFTQPPPRFTEARLVRTLEELGIGRPSTYAPTLDTIQKRGYVTLDAKRFIPTELGEIVHQLVLEFFPDILNIEFTAKMEHDLDTVEEGEIDWRSIIDAFYVEFEKNVEVAEEEMEKVQIKDEPVGEDCELCGSPMVYKLGRYGKFMACSNFPECRNTKAIVKHIGVKCPTCKEGEIVERKSKKRRIFYGCERYPECEFVSWDKPIERPCPKCNELLVEKKVKKGVQINCTNCDYKEEVQ; encoded by the coding sequence ATGGCGGATTTTTTAGTGATTGTTGAGTCGCCTGCAAAGGCTAAGACAATCGAACGATATTTGGGTAAGAAATATAAAGTCCGTGCTTCACTTGGACATTTGCGCGATTTGCCCCGGAGTCAAATGGGTGTAGACGTGGAAAACAATTATGAACCTCGTTATATTACGATAAGAGGTAAAGGACCAATATTACAAGATCTTAAAAAAGAAGCAAAAAAAGCGAAGAAAGTCTTTCTCGCGGCTGACCCCGACAGAGAAGGAGAAGCAATTGCATGGCATTTGGCTACGGCACTCGGCATTGACCAAACTTCGGATTGCCGTGTCGTTTTTAATGAAATCACCAAAGACGCCATTAAAGAGTCATTTAAACATCCACGCAAAATCGATATGGACTTGGTCGATGCACAACAGGCACGACGGATTTTAGATCGCCTCGTTGGCTATAGCATTAGTCCTTTGCTTTGGAAAAAAGTTAAAAAGGGCTTATCAGCCGGACGCGTACAATCAGTGGCACTCCGTTTAGTCATCGATCGGGAAAATGAAATCAAGAGTTTTGAACCTGAAGAATACTGGTCGATCACTGGAGAATTTGAAAAAGCCAAGAAGACATTCGAAGCACAATTTTATGGCAATACAAAAGAAAAAATGAAACTGCACAATGAAGCAGACGTTAAAGCAGTCATGTCTTCGATGACAGGCAAAGACTTTACAGTAAACCGTGTGGTGAAAAAAGAGAGAAAAAGAAATCCATCCCCTTCTTTTACAACTTCTTCACTCCAACAGGAAGCTGCCCGCAAATTAAATTACCGAGCTAAAAAGACAATGATGCTCGCGCAACAATTGTACGAAGGCATTTCGGTAGGGAAAGAAGGCATTACCGGTTTAATCACGTATATGCGAACAGACTCTACTCGAATCTCGGATACAGCGAAAAAAGATACAATCGACTTTATCGTGGAGAACTATGGTGAACAATATGTTACACAAAAAGTTGCTGCCAAGCAGTCAGCGAAATCACAGGATGCCCACGAAGCCGTGCGTCCGACAAGTGTTATGCGGACACCCGAATCGATGAAGAGTATTCTGTCACGAGACCTTTACCGACTGTACAAACTAATTTGGGATCGTTTCGTTGCTAGCCAGATGTCACCGGCAGTTTTGGATACGGTTATGGCTGAATTGCAGAACGGCGAAGCAGTGTTCCGCGCAAACGGTTCACAAGTTAAGTTCCCTGGTTTCATGAAGCTGTATATTGAAGGTACAGACGATCAAAAAGAAGAAAAAGATAATATTTTGCCAGAAATGGCTGAAGGTGACGTCGTGAAAGCGATTGAAGTTACGCCGAATCAGCATTTTACGCAGCCGCCTCCGCGTTTTACAGAGGCTCGTTTAGTACGGACACTAGAAGAGCTTGGAATAGGACGTCCGTCAACCTATGCGCCAACACTGGATACCATCCAGAAGCGCGGGTATGTGACGCTGGATGCTAAGCGTTTCATTCCAACCGAGTTGGGTGAAATCGTCCATCAGCTGGTACTCGAATTTTTCCCGGATATTCTGAATATCGAATTTACCGCGAAAATGGAACATGATTTGGATACCGTTGAAGAAGGTGAAATCGATTGGCGCTCCATTATCGACGCATTTTACGTTGAATTTGAGAAAAACGTCGAAGTGGCAGAAGAGGAAATGGAAAAAGTCCAGATTAAAGATGAGCCTGTAGGTGAAGATTGTGAGTTATGCGGTTCGCCGATGGTCTACAAACTGGGGCGTTACGGCAAATTCATGGCGTGCAGCAATTTTCCAGAATGCCGGAATACAAAAGCCATCGTCAAGCATATTGGCGTCAAATGCCCAACATGCAAAGAAGGCGAGATTGTTGAAAGAAAAAGCAAGAAGCGCCGGATTTTCTATGGCTGTGAACGCTATCCGGAATGTGAATTCGTATCATGGGACAAACCGATCGAACGTCCTTGTCCGAAATGCAACGAATTGCTGGTTGAGAAAAAAGTGAAAAAAGGCGTTCAGATCAATTGCACGAACTGTGATTATAAAGAAGAAGTTCAATAA
- the trmFO gene encoding FADH(2)-oxidizing methylenetetrahydrofolate--tRNA-(uracil(54)-C(5))-methyltransferase TrmFO: protein MAKYVNVIGAGLAGSEAAWQIAKRGVNVRLYEMRPVKQTAAHHTDKFAELVCSNSLRANSLTNAVGVIKEEMRKLDSVIIDSADRASVPAGGALAVDRHEFAAAVTDKVKNHPLVEVINEEVTEIPEGITIIATGPLTSPALAEKIRKLTGEEYLYFYDAAAPIVEKDSIDMDKVYLKSRYDKGEAAYLNCPMTEEEFKRFHTALVQAEVVPLKEFEKEIYFEGCMPVEVMAARGEKTLTFGPMKPVGLEDPKTGERPYAVVQLRQDDAAGTLYNIVGFQTHLKWGPQKEVLKLIPGLENVEIVRYGVMHRNTFINSPRVLKPTYQLKADANIFFAGQMTGVEGYVESAGSGLLAGINAAKLALGEELLVFPAETALGSMARYITEADSKNFQPMNVNFGLFPDLGERIRSKQERAERHANRALDSIQNYMNTVTV from the coding sequence ATGGCGAAATATGTAAACGTAATTGGAGCAGGATTAGCTGGTAGTGAAGCAGCGTGGCAAATCGCAAAACGCGGAGTTAACGTCCGTCTATACGAAATGCGACCTGTCAAACAAACTGCAGCCCATCACACAGACAAATTTGCCGAGTTAGTCTGCAGTAATTCATTGCGCGCTAACTCTCTAACCAATGCGGTGGGAGTCATCAAAGAAGAAATGCGGAAATTGGATTCGGTGATTATCGATTCAGCTGACCGTGCATCTGTCCCGGCTGGTGGAGCACTTGCAGTGGATCGCCACGAATTTGCGGCGGCAGTTACTGACAAAGTAAAAAATCATCCATTAGTAGAAGTGATTAACGAAGAAGTGACGGAAATTCCGGAAGGCATTACGATCATCGCAACTGGACCGCTGACGTCACCAGCACTTGCTGAAAAGATCCGCAAATTGACTGGCGAGGAATACTTGTACTTTTACGACGCTGCAGCGCCAATCGTTGAAAAAGACAGCATCGATATGGATAAAGTATATTTGAAGTCTCGTTACGACAAAGGAGAAGCGGCTTATTTAAACTGTCCGATGACAGAAGAAGAGTTCAAGCGGTTCCATACCGCACTTGTCCAAGCGGAAGTCGTGCCATTAAAAGAATTTGAAAAAGAGATTTATTTTGAAGGCTGTATGCCGGTTGAAGTAATGGCAGCAAGAGGTGAAAAAACGTTAACGTTTGGGCCGATGAAACCGGTTGGGTTGGAAGATCCAAAAACAGGTGAACGGCCATATGCGGTGGTTCAACTTCGCCAAGACGACGCAGCTGGAACGCTTTACAACATTGTTGGATTCCAGACGCATTTAAAATGGGGACCTCAAAAAGAGGTATTGAAATTAATCCCTGGTTTAGAGAATGTGGAAATTGTGCGTTATGGTGTGATGCACCGTAACACGTTCATCAACTCACCACGCGTACTGAAACCGACGTATCAGCTGAAGGCGGATGCGAATATCTTCTTCGCAGGTCAAATGACTGGAGTCGAAGGGTACGTAGAATCTGCAGGAAGCGGGTTACTAGCAGGAATCAATGCAGCGAAATTAGCATTGGGCGAAGAATTGCTAGTTTTTCCAGCCGAAACGGCTTTGGGCAGCATGGCTCGTTACATTACAGAAGCGGACAGCAAGAATTTCCAGCCGATGAATGTCAATTTTGGCTTATTCCCGGATTTGGGTGAACGGATTCGCTCGAAACAAGAACGTGCAGAAAGACACGCAAACCGGGCACTTGATTCAATTCAAAATTATATGAATACAGTAACGGTTTAA
- the xerC gene encoding tyrosine recombinase XerC, whose amino-acid sequence MEKEKMLESFMTYIQLEKNYSEHTVQHYAHDLADFFLFLNAEGVPDIREVEYIHARNYVTKLYDAKLSRTTVSRKISAIRSFFHYGNREFGLDEAAFRSLYHPKKEERLPQFFYEEELAQLFKSVLGEDKLSIRNTALLELLYATGMRVSECVSIRLGDLDQTIQIVKVMGKGRKERYIPYGQFAQDALEHYIENARPKLMKNQKHDYLFVNSRGETVTDRGVRHILSECMKKASVNSSIYPHMIRHTFATHLINNGADIRTVQELLGHSHLSSTQVYTHVTKEHLRNTYLNSHPRA is encoded by the coding sequence ATGGAGAAAGAAAAGATGCTTGAATCTTTTATGACCTATATTCAACTGGAGAAGAATTATTCTGAACACACCGTCCAGCATTATGCACATGATTTGGCGGATTTTTTTCTGTTTCTGAATGCAGAAGGCGTACCTGATATCAGAGAAGTCGAATATATACATGCTCGAAACTATGTGACAAAACTATACGATGCCAAATTATCGCGAACTACTGTTTCTAGGAAAATTTCTGCGATCCGCTCCTTTTTCCATTACGGTAATCGTGAGTTTGGATTGGATGAGGCCGCGTTCAGATCGCTGTATCATCCGAAAAAAGAAGAGCGATTGCCACAATTTTTCTATGAGGAGGAGCTGGCACAGCTTTTCAAGTCGGTTCTGGGGGAAGACAAACTATCGATTCGCAATACAGCGCTTCTGGAGTTGCTGTATGCGACAGGTATGCGTGTCAGTGAATGCGTCTCTATCCGCCTGGGTGACCTGGATCAGACAATACAGATTGTCAAAGTGATGGGAAAAGGGCGCAAAGAACGTTATATCCCATATGGTCAATTTGCACAGGACGCCCTGGAACATTATATAGAGAATGCGCGTCCCAAACTCATGAAGAACCAAAAACACGATTACTTGTTTGTAAATAGCCGGGGAGAGACCGTAACTGATCGAGGTGTTCGCCATATTTTAAGCGAATGCATGAAAAAGGCCTCTGTCAATTCTTCTATTTATCCGCATATGATCCGCCATACGTTTGCAACTCATCTAATAAATAATGGAGCCGATATTCGGACTGTCCAAGAATTGCTTGGGCATTCCCATTTAAGTTCCACACAGGTTTACACGCATGTCACCAAAGAACATTTACGGAATACTTATTTAAATTCACATCCGAGAGCTTAG
- the sucC gene encoding ADP-forming succinate--CoA ligase subunit beta codes for MNIHEYQGKELLRQYGVAVSYGTVAFSPEEAVKAAKELSTDIVVVKAQIHAGGRGKAGGVKIAKNLDEVRTYAKELLGKVLVTHQTGPEGKEIKRLLIEEGSDIKKEYYVGLVLDRQTSRVTLMGSEEGGVDIEEVSENTPEKIFKEIIDPVIGLTGFQARRMAFNMNIPPKLVNKAAKFMLGLYTVFIEKDASIVEINPLVETGDGNILALDAKFDFDENALYRHKDIVELRDFDEEDAKEIEASKYDLSYISLDGNIGCMVNGAGLAMATMDTINYYGGTPANFLDVGGGATAEKVTEAFKIILSDKNVKGIFVNIFGGIMKCDIIAEGVIQAAKEVSLDVPLVVRLEGTNVEIGKKLLNESGLNIVAAGTMADGAKQIVELVG; via the coding sequence ATGAATATCCATGAATATCAAGGAAAAGAACTCCTCAGACAATACGGCGTAGCAGTTTCTTACGGCACAGTTGCTTTTTCTCCGGAAGAAGCAGTAAAGGCAGCTAAAGAACTGAGTACGGATATTGTCGTGGTAAAAGCACAAATCCACGCAGGTGGACGAGGCAAAGCTGGCGGTGTTAAAATCGCTAAAAACCTGGATGAAGTCCGTACATACGCAAAAGAACTTTTAGGTAAAGTTCTTGTGACTCATCAGACAGGCCCAGAAGGCAAAGAAATTAAACGTCTTTTAATCGAAGAAGGATCTGACATTAAGAAAGAATACTATGTTGGATTGGTGCTTGATCGCCAAACTTCACGTGTCACTCTTATGGGTTCTGAAGAAGGCGGAGTCGATATCGAGGAAGTTTCTGAGAATACTCCTGAAAAAATCTTCAAAGAAATTATCGATCCAGTGATCGGTTTGACCGGTTTTCAGGCACGCCGCATGGCTTTCAACATGAACATTCCGCCGAAGCTTGTCAACAAAGCAGCGAAATTCATGCTTGGCCTATACACTGTATTCATCGAAAAAGATGCGTCAATCGTTGAAATCAACCCGTTAGTTGAAACTGGCGACGGCAATATTTTAGCACTTGATGCGAAATTCGATTTCGATGAAAACGCTCTTTACCGCCACAAAGACATTGTGGAACTTCGTGATTTCGACGAAGAGGATGCAAAAGAAATTGAAGCTTCCAAGTATGACTTGAGCTATATTTCTTTGGATGGGAACATCGGCTGTATGGTTAACGGCGCCGGACTTGCTATGGCAACAATGGATACGATCAACTACTACGGCGGAACACCCGCTAACTTCCTTGACGTTGGGGGCGGTGCGACCGCTGAAAAAGTAACGGAAGCTTTCAAAATCATTCTTTCTGATAAGAATGTAAAAGGAATTTTCGTTAACATTTTCGGCGGTATCATGAAGTGTGACATCATTGCGGAAGGCGTCATCCAAGCTGCGAAAGAAGTAAGCTTAGATGTACCGCTTGTAGTCCGTCTTGAAGGAACAAATGTAGAAATCGGTAAAAAACTGCTTAATGAATCAGGTCTTAATATCGTAGCTGCTGGAACAATGGCAGATGGCGCTAAACAGATCGTAGAACTTGTAGGCTAA
- the hslV gene encoding ATP-dependent protease subunit HslV — MQEFHATTIFAVQHNGKCAMSGDGQVTFGNAVVMKHTAKKVRKLYNGQVLTGFAGSVADAFTLFEMFEGKLTEYDGNLQRAAVELAKQWRGDKMLRQLEAMLIIMNKDELLLVSGTGEVIEPDDGILAIGSGGNYALAAGRALKKYAGDNMTATQIAQSALETAADICVYTNHQIIVEELS; from the coding sequence ATGCAAGAATTCCACGCAACCACGATATTCGCGGTTCAACATAACGGCAAATGCGCCATGTCAGGAGATGGACAGGTTACATTTGGCAACGCTGTGGTCATGAAGCATACAGCAAAAAAAGTACGTAAATTATACAACGGTCAGGTTTTGACTGGATTTGCAGGATCGGTTGCAGATGCTTTTACGCTGTTTGAAATGTTTGAAGGCAAGCTGACAGAGTATGACGGCAATCTTCAGCGCGCGGCAGTCGAACTGGCAAAACAATGGCGGGGAGACAAAATGCTTCGCCAATTAGAAGCCATGCTTATCATCATGAACAAAGATGAATTGCTGTTGGTGTCAGGCACCGGGGAAGTCATCGAACCTGATGATGGAATTCTGGCCATCGGTTCAGGCGGAAACTATGCATTGGCGGCAGGTCGTGCATTGAAAAAATATGCTGGAGATAATATGACTGCTACACAAATCGCACAATCTGCGCTGGAGACCGCAGCAGACATCTGTGTCTATACCAATCATCAAATCATAGTGGAGGAATTGTCCTAA
- the dprA gene encoding DNA-processing protein DprA has translation MNKEFTERLLALHYVYPKSLQKLLPLLAEDHDLSKLEKKSPNELMWLLNVKIEQAVKLKASYLQSLTFPLSETYEKYKILPISYQHPLYPESLLELIDPPAVLYAKGDHTLLAEPKKIAIIGSRKASSYTQKALQKIVPPLVENGFVIVSGLARGADAMAHQKTIEMGGRTIAVTGSGFLHPYPKENAVLNNIIEEKHLVLTEYPPYMEPRKWNFPMRNRIISGLSKGIIVTEAQVKSGTLSTIEHALDHGKDIFAIPGDIGSPLSEGPHKLISEGAKPVWNGWQVLEEYQQMTAEKE, from the coding sequence ATGAACAAAGAATTCACGGAGCGTTTATTAGCGTTGCACTACGTCTATCCCAAAAGCTTACAGAAATTACTGCCGTTGCTGGCAGAAGACCACGATCTGTCAAAACTTGAAAAGAAATCACCGAATGAGTTGATGTGGCTCTTGAATGTGAAGATCGAGCAGGCAGTCAAACTGAAAGCTTCTTATCTACAATCTCTAACATTCCCCTTAAGTGAAACCTACGAGAAATATAAGATACTCCCCATATCTTATCAGCATCCCCTCTACCCTGAGAGCCTGCTAGAACTGATTGATCCACCCGCTGTTCTTTATGCCAAAGGAGACCACACACTATTGGCAGAACCCAAAAAGATTGCCATTATCGGTTCACGAAAAGCCTCATCCTATACACAAAAGGCTCTGCAAAAAATCGTTCCACCGCTAGTTGAAAATGGTTTTGTCATTGTCAGTGGACTGGCAAGAGGAGCGGATGCCATGGCACATCAAAAAACGATTGAAATGGGCGGCCGGACAATTGCTGTCACAGGCAGTGGTTTTCTCCATCCCTACCCGAAAGAAAATGCTGTATTAAATAATATAATAGAAGAAAAACATTTAGTTTTAACTGAATATCCTCCCTATATGGAGCCACGGAAATGGAATTTTCCGATGAGAAATCGCATTATCAGTGGTTTGTCTAAAGGAATTATCGTGACTGAAGCTCAAGTCAAAAGTGGTACTTTGAGTACAATTGAACATGCGCTGGACCATGGAAAAGATATTTTCGCGATTCCAGGTGATATTGGATCGCCTTTATCCGAAGGGCCGCATAAATTAATTTCAGAAGGGGCAAAACCGGTCTGGAATGGCTGGCAGGTACTAGAAGAATACCAGCAAATGACAGCTGAAAAAGAATGA